A stretch of the Aegilops tauschii subsp. strangulata cultivar AL8/78 chromosome 4, Aet v6.0, whole genome shotgun sequence genome encodes the following:
- the LOC141021661 gene encoding uncharacterized protein — protein sequence MDIGFKGRFWTFEKRVSGGSFTRVRLDRALGSTDWCSLFPFASLTHYTSASSDHGPIHLELNKSDEMRTGKSRVFHYEVAWETHEGLKEEILASWSSAEAAERIADLKEKLYNLSKSIGGWDRRTFGSVRKEMKTLKQKLEKFRNEPGRMGPS from the coding sequence ATGGACATTGGGTTCAAGGGACGTTTCTGGACTTTTGAGAAGCGAGTTTCTGGTGGTTCATTCACCCGTGTTAGACTGGATCGAGCGCTGGGATCTACTGATTggtgttctctttttccctttgcAAGCCTTACTCACTACACGTCGGCAAGCTCTGACCACGGCCCTATACATCTGGAGTTGAACAAGAGTGACGAGATGAGGACAGGGAAGAGCAGGGTTTTTCATTATGAGGTGGCCTGGGAGACACATGAGGGTTTGAAGGAGGAAATCTTGGCCTCGTGGAGTTCAGCTGAGGCGGCAGAGAGGATAGCTGACCTAAAAGAGAAACTTTATAACCTATCTAAAAGCATTGGTGGCTGGGATAGGAGGACTTTTGGGTCGGTTCGAAAGGAGATGAAAACTTTAAAACAGAAGCTTGAAAAATTTCGTAATGAACCTGGCCGCATGGGTCCTAGCTAG